The genomic region AGCCGCTGCCGAAGAAGCGCGCGGCGGGCGTCCGGCGGGCCCTCGCCCTGGCCCTGGGGGACGCGCCGGAGGGCACGAGCCTGGGCGCGGTCTCGGAGAACCCGCATTACCGGCGGGTCCTGGGCTGGGAACCGCACGGGGCGCAGCGGTGGCTGGTGGACACCGTGCAGTGGCACCAGCCCTTCGTCGGGGCGGACACCGACGCCACCGACCGTGTGCTCCGGGCCCTGCACGAGGCGGAACGGCTCGGCCTCGTCGCCTACGGGACGCCCACGCTGCTCGGACGCGCCCTGTCGGCGTGGTGCCGGGGCGCGGGCACCGAGGAGGTCGCGGACGCGGCGTGGGCGGCGCTGCTCGGCCGCGAACGCGTCGAGGAGCCGCGACCGAACGAGGACGGCGGCGCGGTGATGCAGGGACCCGCGGAGTGCAGGGAGAGGGCTCTGGCGATGGAGGTCCACGCCCTGCTGGGGACCTGAACCGCACCCGGAAGGGCGTGGGCGACCGGTCGGGGCATCGGGAGCGGGCGCGTCCCCTCGGGGCGCGTCCGCAGTCGGGGGGTCCGGCTCCGGTGCCCCTGGCCGGTCGTGTCCTGAAGGCACGTCCGCGGCTCCGGATTCCGGGCTCGCCCGGGCCAGGCATCGGCGTCGGCCCGCCCCCGTTGTGTGGCGCCCGAATCCCGTGTCGATCCGGCCCATGCCTATCGCACACGTTTTCGACGATCGGCCCGCGCCGTCCGAGCCCGCCCCGTCGGGCACGCGGCCGGACGGGAGCGAGCCGGGCGCGGATCCGGGCCGTCCGCAACGGAGAACCCGCGGGCGCTCTGTCGCCCTCCCGGGTCATGATCGGCGGCACCTGATCCACTCCCGGAAGGACACCGCATGACCACGAGTCCACCCCCCGGAACCGGAGGGGACGACACCGCCGCCGACGCCCACGACCAGGACGGCCTGTCCCTGCCCGCGCTCGTCACCCCCAAGTGGCGCCAGTTCGACGACCAGGCCGCCAACGCCTCCTGGGGGCGCATCGGGCGCCGGATGCCCTTCCTGGTCTCCCGCGCGACCGCCATCGCCTGGCGCAGCAACCCCAGGGACGTCATCACCGCCGCCGTGCTCAACGTCGGCGTCGGCGCGGCGACGGCCTGGGCACTGGTCGCCACCTCCGGCGTCCTGGGCGGGCTGTTCGCGGCCGTGCCGACCGCGGACCGCGTCCTGGCCGCCCTGCCCTCACTGGCCGTACTCGCGGCCGCCCTCGTGGTGCGCGGCGTCTGCTCGGCCGCCGCGGGACGCGCCCAGGCCCGGCTGGAACCCCAGGTCGAACTGACCGCGGAGAAGGAGCTGTTCGAGCACAGCACCGCCGTCGAACTCCGTGCCTTCGACGACAGCGACTTCCACGACCACCTCTTCCGCTCCTACGTCCGGGGCACCTCCGAGGCGGGCACACTCGTCCGGCACACCATCGACGTGCTGACCGGCGTGGTGGGCATCGTCGCCGCGATCGGGGTGTTGGGCGTGCTGCATCCCCTCCTGCTGCCGCTGCTCATCCTGGCGATGCTGCCGCAGTGGTGGGGGTCGGCGGCCTCCGCGCGCATGCGCTACCGGCTGCTGCTCGCGTTCACCGAGGGCCGCCGCCGCAAGCTGCTCCTGGAGAACCTCATGACGAGCCGCGACAGCGCGGCCGAGGTGCGCTCCTTCACCATGGAGCGGCGGCTGCTCACCGAGTTCGACCGCGTGGCGCGGCGCGAACTCGACATCCAGCTCGACCTGGCCACCCGCCAGTCCCTGGTGCGACTGGCGGCGAGCGCGGCGAGCGCGGTGGTGACCGCGGCCGTCTTCGCCACGCTCGCGCTGCTGCTGGTCAACGGGTTCGTGGAACTCGCGGTCGCCGGCGCGGCCGTGGTCGCCATCCGCGTCGCGCAGAGCGCGCTCGGCAGCGCCCTGTCCTCCCTCACGCTCGTCTACGAGTCGGGGCTGTACTTCTCCGACTTCGTCGCCTTCCTCGAACAGGCCCGCGCCCGACTGCCGGAGTCGAGCCCGGCACCGGCCCCGCGGGGGTTCGAGCAGATCCGGCTGGAGCACGTCACCTTCGCCTACCCGGGCCAGGAGGCGGAGGGGGAACCGGCGCTGGAGGACGTGAGCCTGACCTTCACCCGGGGGCGGACCGTCGCGCTGGTGGGGGAGAACGGCTCGGGCAAGACCACGCTGGCCAAGCTCCTCTCCGGCCTGTACGCGCCGCAGCAGGGGACGGTCTCCTGGGACGGCACGGACGTGGGGGAGGTGGACGGACGCGCGCTGCGCCGACAGATCGCCGTGATCGCGCAGGACCACACGCACTGGCCGCTGACGGCACGCCGCAACGTGGTCATGAGCAGCCCGGACGGCGACGACGGACGCCTGGACCGGGCGGCCGGTGCCGCACGGGCCGACTCGGTCGTGGGTGACCTCCCCCGGGGATGGGACACCCTGCTCGACAAGCGCTTCGTGGAGGGGGCCGAGCCCTCCGGCGGGCAGTGGCAGCGCCTGGCCGCGGCCCGCGGCTTCTACCGCGGCGACGACGGGCGGGCGACGCCCCTGCTGATCGCGGACGAGCCCACCGCCGCACTGGACGCGCGGGCCGAGCACACCTTCTTCTCGTCGCTGCACGCCCATGCGGGGCGCACGGGGGCGGCGGTCGTGCTCATCACCCACCGGCTCGCGTCGGTGCGGATGGCCGACCACATCGTCGTCCTGCGGCGCGGGCGCGTGGTGGAGGAGGGCACGCATACGGAGCTGGTCGCCCACGACGGCCTGTACCGGGAGCTGTGGGATCTCCAGGCCGGCGCGTACCAGGTGCCGACCGGTCCGTGAGAGCCGCTGGGGGCGGTCGGCGGGCCGATCCCGGGCCGTCCCGTTCGGGGGCGGGGTGATACTGGGGTGCGCCCGGCTCCGAGGGGAATCCGGGGACGTGTCCCCAGAAGGGCGGAGGATCGGGGGCGCGTCCGGTCCCGGTGTGTCAGGTGGTGCGGGCCCTGAGGTGGGCCCGTTCCCCCTGGCTCCCGAACAGGACCAGGAGTTCCACGGTCCGCTCGTCGTCGGGTCCGAGCCAGTGCGGCACGTGGGTGTCGAACTCGGCGGCCTCGCCGGGCTTGAGGACCACGGTCTGCTCGCCCAGCAGCAGGCGCAGCCGGCCGGTGAGGACGTAGACCCATTCGAAGCCCTCGTGGGTACTGAGGTGGGGCTCGGCCTCGGGCCGGGGCGGGATGAGGAGCTTGTGCGCCTGGACCCCGCCGGGTCGGCTGAGCGGCACGAAGGTCATGCCGTCCCGGGTGACCGGCTTGAGGTGGATGCGCGGATCCCCGGTACGCGGTGCGCCGACCAGCTCGTCCAGGGGAACGGCGTAGACCTCGGCGAGGGGCAGCAGGATCTCCAGGGTCGGCTTCCGGGTGCCCCCTTCGAGGCGGGAGAGCGTGCTCTCGTTGATCCCGATGCGCTCGGCGAGGTCGGCCAGCGTCAGGCCGTGGCGGTGGCGCAACTGCCGCAGGCGCGGCCCGACCGCGGCGAGCCGGTCCTGCTTCTCGGTGCTCATGGCCACCAGCATGCTGAAACGGCATGGGGCTTTGCAACTCCGGCAGCGGATGGCGCAGGGTCGAACCACCGGCCGGGATTCACGAGCATCCGACCACCTGACCCGAAAGGCCCGCCCATGCACAGCACCAACGACTCCGCGACCTTCTGGGAGAACCACTACGCCGGTACGGACGCGCAGTGGGGCACGAAGCCCAACGTCGTCCTGACCGAACTGCTCGCCGATCTGGCCCCCGAGCCGGGAACAGCCCTGGACCTGGGTTGCGGACACGGCGGCGACGCGCTTTGGCTGGCAGCCCAGGGCTGGCAGGTGACCGCGGTCGACGTGTCACGGACCGCCCTCGACCGGGTGGACGCGGGCGCCGCGGCCACCGGCGTCGCCGACCGGGTGCGCACCGAGCGGCACGACCTGGCCGCGACCTTCCCCCGCGGCACCTACACGCTGGTCACCGCCACCTACTTCCACACCCCGGTCGCCATTCCCCGCGAACGGGTCCTCCGCCTGGCCGCGGAGGCCGTGGCCCCCGGCGGGCTGCTGGTCGTGGTCGAACACGCCTCCGTGGCCCCCTGGTCCTGGCAGGCGGGCCAGGACATTCGGTTCCCCACCCCCGCCGAGGTCATCGCCTCGCTGGAGCTGACGGGGGACTGGCACGTCGAACGAGGCGAGGCGCCCCAGCGCACCGCCACCGGTCCCGGCGGGCGGACGGCGATGGTCACCGACACCATCGTCGCCGTCCGCCGCGCCGGCTAGCGGACCAGGACGGTTCGCGGGTGGGGACGTGCGCGCGGTGTGCCGCTCAGGCCATGGGGTCGCCCAGGCGGGGGAGTAGGGGCGGGATGCCGGGGAACGGCCGCGACGGTACCGCGGAGTCGGCACACTGGAGGGCGTGACTCAACGACGCCTGGTCGAGGGGTTCTGGTCCGGCGACCGGCTCGTCCTGTGGGGCATGGACACCGCTCCGCCGGTGGCCGACCCCGCCGCCCCGCCGGAACACCCCGAGCCGGAGGTACGGCCCCACCCCTTCGCCATGACGGCCGACGACGTCCTGGCGCTCGTGGACGTGCCCGCCGAGGGGGCGGACGTGTCAGAGGCCGTTCTCCGGCTCCCGGGCACCGGCGACCGCCCGGACCCGCCGCCGGATCAGAGCGCGCTGACGGTCGTGTCGGACGCACGAGAACCGTCGAGCGAGCCGCAAGAGCGGCCGGAACGGAGCGAACCCGGTACCGGGAACGCCGGATCCGCCGGACCAGCGGGAACTGTTGGGCCCGCCGCGTCGGCCGGGTTTGCAGGGAACGCCGGGAACGGTGGGTCAGCCGGATCTGTCGGGCCCGCCGGGTCCGCCGGGAACGCCGGATCTGTCTTGAGCTCCTGGTCCGTGGCCACCGTGCGGCTGAACGGTTCCCAGGCCGTGGCGGTCCTGCGCCGGGTCGAGACAGCGCCGTGGGCCGGACCTGGGCTCACAGCCCTCATCGGCCTGCTGCGCGCGGCCGAGCAGTACGCGACAGCCGGTCGGGTGGTCCCCCAGATCGCGGCGGAGGCCGAGTGCCCCGCGGCGCCACGCGGTGGTGCCGCCGTCCACGCCAGATGGCGGCCGGTGCTGTCGCCCGACGGGGCCGCCTGGCTGCGGGCGTACGTGCGGAGCCTGCCCCCGTCGACACGCGCGCACCACGCACCCCGGACCAGCGCGCGGCGGACGGGCGAAGCGGCCATCACCGACGTTCTCGGGGGTCTGCACCTGCTGGTCGACGCCCTCTGCCGCGAACGACTCTCCGGCCGGATCGCGGGCGTCCCCGACGGGCACGGGATGCACCACCAGTGGTTGGAGGCGCTGACCCGCGAGGGGTGCCTGTGCGGGACGGCGGGTACCGCGGGCCTGAACCGGCTCGACCGCTCGCTCCGCGCCTGGTTCACCCGGGTGGAGGAACACGTCGGCGGCCTCCACCTGGCCTTTCGTCTGGTGGAGCCGCCACCGGACCTGTCCGGCCGCACGGCGGTCGACGTCTCGGATCCCGGCGACGCAGCTGCGCCCCACTCGCTGGCACGGGCCCTCCCAGATCCCTCGGCGCGCCCGACCGGCCGCGGCGACCGGTCCGGAGCCGAACTCGACCCTCGCTCCGGTCCACAGGTCGGACCCGCGCCCGAACCCGAGCCCGCTCTTCGGGCCGAACCCGATCGGGTTATCCAGGCCGAACCCGAGCCGGACTGGTGCCTGCAGGTGTGGGTGCGCTCCACCGGCGATCCCTCCCTCATGCTGCCCCTGGACGAGGCGCTGGCGGACACCGGCATCCCCTGGCTGCCGCACGACGCCGCCTCCGTCATCACGACCGAACTCGACAGGGCCGCCCGCATCCACCCCGCCCTCACCGGACTGCGCGCCGAAAACCCGCTCTCGCGCCTGGACCTTCCCTTCGAGGACGTGCCCGGGTTCCTCACTCGCGGCGCACCCGCCCTCGAAGGCGCCGGATTCCGGGTCCTGCTCCCGTCCTGGCTGGGCAGGGCCGAGATCAGTACGGCGGTTCGACTGAGCGAACGCGGCGACGACCACCCGCGTCCGGCCGACGATGGCGGCCTCACCCGCTCCCTCGTCGACTTCGACCACCGGGTCGCCGTCGGTGGCACGGAGCTGACCCGCGAGGAGCTCGACGCACTGGTCCGGATGAAGTCCCCACTCGTGCGGATGCGCGGTGAATGGGTGCACGTGGACCCCGCCCGGTTGCGCCGCGCCGCCGAGTGGGCGCTCGCCCGCGGCACCGGGACGGTACCGGTGGAGGAAGCCATGCGCATGCTCCTGCACCTGGGCGCCGACCCAGCAGACAGCTCGGACACCACCGGCGCCTACTTCGGCGCGACGGCCGCCGTCCACGCCGACGGCGACCTCGGCGCACTCCTCCAGGGACGGGCCGAGGAGGCCTTCGCCCCCATGACCGAACCCCCGGGACTCGCGGCCGAACTGCGCCCCTACCAACGACGCGGCGCCGCCTGGCTGCGCTACCTCGACCGGCTCGGCCTGGGTGCGGTCCTGGCCGACGACATGGGCCTGGGCAAGACCGTGCAGCTCCTGGCCCTGCTCGCCGACGAACGAGCCGACGACCGCACCGACGCTCGCGTCGACGGGCAGCGGCTCGTCCCCGACGACCGCACCGACGGGCGCGCCGATGAAGGATCCGACGCGCGTGCCGACGGTCGCGCTGATGGGCGCGCCGACCCGCACGCCGACGGGCAGCGGCTCGCGCCGACCCTCCTCGTGTGCCCCACCACCCTGGTCGGCAACTGGCACAAGGAGGCCGAGCGCTTCACCCCCAAACTCCGCGTGCACGTCCACCACGGCCCTGCCCGTCCGTGGGGCGAAGCCCTGCGCGCCCTCCTGGAGACCACCGACCTGGTCGTCACCACCTACGGCGTGGTCCGGCGCGACCGCGACGACCTCGCCGCCCAGACCTGGCGGCGGGTCGTGTGCGACGAGGCCCAGGCGATCAAGAACGCCCGCACCGAACAGTCCAGGGCGGTCCGGGCCATCCCCGCGACCGGGCGCGTCGCCCTGACCGGCACTCCCGTGGAGAACCACCTCGGTGAACTCTGGTCGGTCATGGAGTTCGCCAATCCCGGCCTGCTCGGTCCGCGCGAGGCGTTCACCAGCGGGATCGCCGCGCACATCCAGTCCCGCCCCGACAGCGAGCAGGGGCGCGCCGCCACCGCGCGCCTGCGCCGGGTCACCGCGCCCTTCCTGCTGCGCCGGCTCAAGACCGACCCCGCCGTCATCACCGACCTGCCCGACAAGCAGGAGATGAAGGTGTGGTGCACGCTCACCACCGAGCAGGCCGCCCTGTACCGCGCCGTCGTCGAGGAGATGACCCGCAGCATCCGCGAGGCGACCGGCATCCAGCGCAAGGGTCTGGTCCTCAAGACCATGACCCGGCTCAAGCAGGTGTGCAACCACCCCGCCCACCTCCTGGGCGACGGCTCCCGCCTGCGCGGACGTTCCGGCAAGCTCACCCAGCTCGAACACCTGCTCGGCGAGATGGTCGGCGAGGGCGACAAGGCCCTGTGCTTCACCCAGTACACCGAGTTCGGGGACCGGCTCGCCCCCTACCTGCGCGAACGCCTGGACACTGACGTCCTGTGGCTGCACGGGGGCGTGTCCCGGCGCCGGCGCGAGGAACTCGTCGAGCGCTTTCAGAACTCCGACGAACCCGCGGTGTTCCTGCTCTCCCTCAAGGCTGCCGGCACCGGCCTCAACCTCACCGCCGCCAACCAGGTCGTCCATGTCGACCGCTGGTGGAACCCGGCCGTGGAGGACCAGGCCACCGACCGCGCCCACCGCATCGGACAGCGGCGCACCGTCCAGGTCCGCAAGATGATCTGCATGGGCACCTTGGAGGAACGCGTCGACGCGATGATCGAACGCAAGAAGCAGCTCAGCGACAGCGTCGTCGGCAGCGGGGAACAGTGGCTCGGTGAACTCGGCATCGAGGAGCTGCGCGAGGTCATCCGGCTCGCTCCGGAGGCGGTCACCGGATGAGCGCCTACGACTGGATCGACGACCGCGGACGGGGTGAGCGCTTCCTGGATCCACTGCGTGCGACCGGCGACGGGCCGCGGTTCGCGCGCGGGCGCGCCTACGCCGACCAGGGGCGCGTCACGGCGGTGACGATCACCCCGGGCGCGGTGCGCGCCGTCGTGGGCGGATCGCGACCGTACACGGTGACCGTCCACCAGCCCACCGTGTCCCACGAGGTCCTCGTGAGCGCCATGCGAGCGATCGGCGCCGACCCGTACCTGCGGGAGACCCTTCTGGCAGGCGAACCCGCACCTGAGGTGGAGGACATCCTCGACGTCCACGGCGCGGTGCTCTTCCCCGACCACCTGCACGATCTGCGGACCCGGTGCTCCTGCCCGGACCGCGGCGACCCCTGCAAGCATGTTGCCGCGGTCCTGTTCACCCTCGCCGACACCTTCGACCGCGATCCGCTCGCCCTGCTCAACTGGCGGGGCGCCGACGACCACGTCCTCGCCGCTCTGGCGGTCGACTCCGGCGACGCCGCCGACCCCGACGGCGCGGAACCGGGGGAGCCGGGACCGCTGTCGGTGGATCTGGAACCTCTGCTGGAGCTGACCGCAGACTTCTGGACCGGGGCCGAGCCACCCCCGGTCCCGTCGGCCGCCGCCTACGATCCGCTCCCGCACTGGGACGCCGGTCCGCCCCCGGTCGTCGCAGCTCTGGGCCGCTTGTACACGGCCCTACGGGAGGGCTCGGTCCTGCCGGGCGAGATCGGGTCGCGGACGGCGACGGCACCGCCGGGGGAGTCGCCGCGGGACGGGGACTGGGCTCCGCGCCAGGGACCGGCTCCCCTGGGAGAACCGACTCAGAACGACGACACCGCACGGTCCTGAACGCGGCACCTCAGGCCTTGGCCGACCCCCGACGCAGCCCGAAGGGGACACCGAAGCCCGTCAGCCAGCCGCCCTCCTCCAGCATCCGCAGCGCCTCCTGCGTCACCTCATGGTCGGGCGCCGCCCGCGGCGGCCAGCCGAAGTGCTCCGAGAGCATGCCCCAACTCGGCCCGTGGCCGTGCTCGTCACGGAAGGCGCCCACCCAGTCCGCGACCTCGGACTCACGGCCCTCCACCAGCGCCCGCGCGCGCTCGAGCACGGGCACGTCCTGCGGCGTGGTGGCGGGAGCGGTCATCGGAGGCGTGGGCGGCGGCACGGGCACGTGCGCCAGGGGGCGGGTGAGTTCGGTCAGACGCGCGATGACGTCCCCGTCCGTCATCCGGAAGTCCTCGATCCAGCCCAGCTCCTCCCAACGCACCAATAGCGACATGAGTTCGTCCGTCCCCGAGATGCGCACCGCCGAGACGACCTTGTCCGCGGGCACACGGATGTCGCCCTCGGGCGTGGCGTGGGCCGCGACGTAGACGGCGGTCATCCGCATGCCGTTGGGCTTCTTGCGCATCTTCTTGTGGGACAGCGTGCGGCTCACCCAGCCCGAGGCGCCCGAACGGATGCCCTGGCCAACGCCCCACGGGTTGCCCTGGATGGTGGGCAGGCCGCACTGGGCGGGTGCCATGGCCTGGGCTTCGACCGCCTCTTCCGGGGTGGTCTGCAGCCATCCCGGCTCGACCAGCCGCCGGACGGAGTCGTGCGGATCCTCCAGACGCAGGATGCGGAAGTCCTGGGCCGTGAGGTTCGCATACCCCCGGATCGCGCCGCGCAGCGCGCACGTCAGCGCGAGCAGCCGGCTGTCCGGATCGTCGCCGGCGCCGTCGGCCGTCACCTTGTCCCAGATCCGGTGCAGCAGCTGCCACTGCAGGAAGGTGAACGGAGGGGTGCGGCGCTTCTTCGGTGCGGTGTCCTGGTCGGCCTCCTCCTGTGATGCGCGGACGGCCTTCTTCTGTCCCCACCCGGGCGGGATGGAGATGCCCTGCTCCTTGCAGCGCTCGCACGCCATGGCCGCAGCCAGATCCTCGCCGGGTTTGTGGAACTGCAGAGGGGGGAGCGACGGGGACCGAGGGGTGGTCACATCGTCGGCTACGGAGTGTTGCGTCATGTCTTGGAGGATAGCGACGGCCGCCCCCGCCTGTCCGGAGTCCGCGCAATCCGCTCTCGGCACGATCGATGGCGGACCGGTCGCCGGCGGCCATCCCGGGCCAGGTCCCCGCAGTGTCGCTCGCCCGAGCCGTGAGGGCGCTCCTGATCACGACCGGTTCGGTGCCCGTGCCGGCCAACGCAGGGGCGGCTTCGGCCTCGTGTCGACCGGCGGTGAGCTGGCACGAGCCACCACCATCGACGTCGGGCCGCGGGTCGGCGTCCTTCGCAGGCCAGGTCACCGATCCTCCACCTCCACGGGAGTGACGAGCGAAGCGTGCACGAGCCGCACGCGATCGCGGTCCCGGCCCGTCGCGATTCGGTAGGCGACCACCACCCGGGTTCGACCCAGCTTCGTGACCACACCGGTGTAGCGACGCCGCTTGTACGGAAAGCTCACCCGCTGCCCCACCCACAACTCCCTGATCGCTTCACGTGACTCCACTCCCAGCACCGGCCCGCGTTCTCTTCCGTCCTCCTGGTTGCGGTTCCCCTCCGCCGACGCGGTCTGCGCCGCGTCGTCTCGCACCGCGTTCTCCCACGCTGCGTTGTCGTCATGCGCCCGGCCGGAACCGTGCCGCCCGCGCTTCGCGGCCGGGGACGGAACCGCGATGGCCTCCTCCGCCGCACGGTGGCGTGCAGCGCTCGGATCATGGCCGT from Nocardiopsis aegyptia harbors:
- a CDS encoding ATP-binding cassette domain-containing protein, whose translation is MTTSPPPGTGGDDTAADAHDQDGLSLPALVTPKWRQFDDQAANASWGRIGRRMPFLVSRATAIAWRSNPRDVITAAVLNVGVGAATAWALVATSGVLGGLFAAVPTADRVLAALPSLAVLAAALVVRGVCSAAAGRAQARLEPQVELTAEKELFEHSTAVELRAFDDSDFHDHLFRSYVRGTSEAGTLVRHTIDVLTGVVGIVAAIGVLGVLHPLLLPLLILAMLPQWWGSAASARMRYRLLLAFTEGRRRKLLLENLMTSRDSAAEVRSFTMERRLLTEFDRVARRELDIQLDLATRQSLVRLAASAASAVVTAAVFATLALLLVNGFVELAVAGAAVVAIRVAQSALGSALSSLTLVYESGLYFSDFVAFLEQARARLPESSPAPAPRGFEQIRLEHVTFAYPGQEAEGEPALEDVSLTFTRGRTVALVGENGSGKTTLAKLLSGLYAPQQGTVSWDGTDVGEVDGRALRRQIAVIAQDHTHWPLTARRNVVMSSPDGDDGRLDRAAGAARADSVVGDLPRGWDTLLDKRFVEGAEPSGGQWQRLAAARGFYRGDDGRATPLLIADEPTAALDARAEHTFFSSLHAHAGRTGAAVVLITHRLASVRMADHIVVLRRGRVVEEGTHTELVAHDGLYRELWDLQAGAYQVPTGP
- a CDS encoding helix-turn-helix domain-containing protein; the protein is MSTEKQDRLAAVGPRLRQLRHRHGLTLADLAERIGINESTLSRLEGGTRKPTLEILLPLAEVYAVPLDELVGAPRTGDPRIHLKPVTRDGMTFVPLSRPGGVQAHKLLIPPRPEAEPHLSTHEGFEWVYVLTGRLRLLLGEQTVVLKPGEAAEFDTHVPHWLGPDDERTVELLVLFGSQGERAHLRARTT
- a CDS encoding SAM-dependent methyltransferase translates to MHSTNDSATFWENHYAGTDAQWGTKPNVVLTELLADLAPEPGTALDLGCGHGGDALWLAAQGWQVTAVDVSRTALDRVDAGAAATGVADRVRTERHDLAATFPRGTYTLVTATYFHTPVAIPRERVLRLAAEAVAPGGLLVVVEHASVAPWSWQAGQDIRFPTPAEVIASLELTGDWHVERGEAPQRTATGPGGRTAMVTDTIVAVRRAG
- a CDS encoding DEAD/DEAH box helicase produces the protein MSSWSVATVRLNGSQAVAVLRRVETAPWAGPGLTALIGLLRAAEQYATAGRVVPQIAAEAECPAAPRGGAAVHARWRPVLSPDGAAWLRAYVRSLPPSTRAHHAPRTSARRTGEAAITDVLGGLHLLVDALCRERLSGRIAGVPDGHGMHHQWLEALTREGCLCGTAGTAGLNRLDRSLRAWFTRVEEHVGGLHLAFRLVEPPPDLSGRTAVDVSDPGDAAAPHSLARALPDPSARPTGRGDRSGAELDPRSGPQVGPAPEPEPALRAEPDRVIQAEPEPDWCLQVWVRSTGDPSLMLPLDEALADTGIPWLPHDAASVITTELDRAARIHPALTGLRAENPLSRLDLPFEDVPGFLTRGAPALEGAGFRVLLPSWLGRAEISTAVRLSERGDDHPRPADDGGLTRSLVDFDHRVAVGGTELTREELDALVRMKSPLVRMRGEWVHVDPARLRRAAEWALARGTGTVPVEEAMRMLLHLGADPADSSDTTGAYFGATAAVHADGDLGALLQGRAEEAFAPMTEPPGLAAELRPYQRRGAAWLRYLDRLGLGAVLADDMGLGKTVQLLALLADERADDRTDARVDGQRLVPDDRTDGRADEGSDARADGRADGRADPHADGQRLAPTLLVCPTTLVGNWHKEAERFTPKLRVHVHHGPARPWGEALRALLETTDLVVTTYGVVRRDRDDLAAQTWRRVVCDEAQAIKNARTEQSRAVRAIPATGRVALTGTPVENHLGELWSVMEFANPGLLGPREAFTSGIAAHIQSRPDSEQGRAATARLRRVTAPFLLRRLKTDPAVITDLPDKQEMKVWCTLTTEQAALYRAVVEEMTRSIREATGIQRKGLVLKTMTRLKQVCNHPAHLLGDGSRLRGRSGKLTQLEHLLGEMVGEGDKALCFTQYTEFGDRLAPYLRERLDTDVLWLHGGVSRRRREELVERFQNSDEPAVFLLSLKAAGTGLNLTAANQVVHVDRWWNPAVEDQATDRAHRIGQRRTVQVRKMICMGTLEERVDAMIERKKQLSDSVVGSGEQWLGELGIEELREVIRLAPEAVTG
- a CDS encoding SWIM zinc finger family protein codes for the protein MSAYDWIDDRGRGERFLDPLRATGDGPRFARGRAYADQGRVTAVTITPGAVRAVVGGSRPYTVTVHQPTVSHEVLVSAMRAIGADPYLRETLLAGEPAPEVEDILDVHGAVLFPDHLHDLRTRCSCPDRGDPCKHVAAVLFTLADTFDRDPLALLNWRGADDHVLAALAVDSGDAADPDGAEPGEPGPLSVDLEPLLELTADFWTGAEPPPVPSAAAYDPLPHWDAGPPPVVAALGRLYTALREGSVLPGEIGSRTATAPPGESPRDGDWAPRQGPAPLGEPTQNDDTARS